The stretch of DNA GCGAGGCTCCAGATTTGTGAGAACGGCGGCCAAATCGCCGGCCCGTTCAATCACCGGCCCGGAGGTCGCCCGGATATTCACACCGAGTTCTCGGGAAATGATATGCGCCAGAGTCGTTTTGCCGAGGCCGGGCGGGCCGCAAAAGAGCGTGTGATCCATCGCTTCGTTTCGTTTTTTCGCCGCTTCGATAAAAATGCGCAGCTTATCGACCACCTTCTTTTGTCCGATGTATTCTTTGAGGTGGCTCGGGCGAAGCGTGAGTTCGTCCGGCTGGTCTTCCATCAGGGAAAAGGGAGTCACCTGCCGGTCGGGCGGAGGCGGGAACTTCGTCGATTCATTCATCGGGTGAGTAGCTTCAGCGTCTCTTTTAGAATCCTATCAAACGAGCCGAATTTCGATAGATCGATCCGCGCCACGGCCATTTCCGCGTCGGGGCGCTTGTAACCGAGATTGACGAGCGCGGAGATGACATCGTCGTTCACGTCCCCTCGACCGTGCGGAGCGGGTGCATGCATGTCGGCGTGGAGTGGAAAATCCTTCAGACGGTCGCGCAATTCAACCACGAGCCGCTCGGCCGTCTTTTTGCCGATGCCGGGAGTACGTTGCAACGTCGGGATATCACCAGAACGAATCGCACCGAC from Bdellovibrionota bacterium encodes:
- the ruvA gene encoding Holliday junction branch migration protein RuvA; amino-acid sequence: MIGWLKGTIKEKTGDSVVIDTGGVGYEVHVSVFTNAGLGPASSPVEVYVHTHVREDGITLYGFASPRERELFRVLILVSGVGAKTAMGILSALPLDRLVGAIRSGDIPTLQRTPGIGKKTAERLVVELRDRLKDFPLHADMHAPAPHGRGDVNDDVISALVNLGYKRPDAEMAVARIDLSKFGSFDRILKETLKLLTR